Below is a window of Moorella thermoacetica DNA.
AGAAAGTGAGCCCGGGATCCCAGTTGCTGCCATACCTCCCAGTAGGGGGCTACTCCATCGCCTAAGAAGTAAACCGGTGTAGTGCAGGACTTTAGCAATGATACCAGCGAGTCCGGGTCTACTGCCTGGTACGGGGTTAAACGGCATAACTCTCCCTCCTGCCAGCGAAAAAGGGCGGTATATACTTCCAGGCGCCGGGCCTGGATTACGGGACAAATCAACCCCGGCACTCCCCAGGCGTTCCAGGCCAGGGCATCCAGGGTCGGTATACCAACCAGGGGTTTACCGGCCGCTTGGGCCAGGCCTTTAACCGTTGCCAGGCCGATGCGGAGGCCGGTGAAGGACCCGGGTCCCAGGCTTACGGCCAGGCCATCCAGGTCCGCCAGTTCGACCCCGGTTTCCGCCAGCAGGGCAGCGATCATGGGTAACAAACGCTGGGAGTGATTCTTGCGGGTATTAAAAAAAAGTTCAGCCACCAGTTGCTTATCGTCGACAATGGCTGCCGCGGCAACCTGGGTGGCACTATCAACCCCCAGGACCAACAATCTTTTTCAACTCCTCCAGCACTCTTTCATAGGCCGGTCCCCGCGCCTTGATAATGGCCCGGCGCCCCTCCGGCGCATACTCCAGTTTAATTTCCAGGAAGGCCGGCGGCAAATAAGGGTCCAGGCGTCCTCCCCACTCGACCACGGTTATACCCTCACCGCCAAAATACTCTTCCAGGCCCAGGTCCAGCATGGCCTCCGGGTCCTCCAGGCGATAGAGGTCGATATGGTAAAGGGGGTAACGGCCCCGATATTCCTGAATCAAGGTAAAGGTAGGACTGGTAACCGGCGTGGTTACCCCCAGCCCCTGCGCCAGGCCCTGGGTCAAGGTGGTTTTACCGGCCCCCAGCTCCCCGTTTAGAATAAGAATGTCGCCGGGATTGAGGATACCGGCCAGTTCCTCTCCCAGTTTCCGGGTCGCTCCGGCATCCTTTAACCATATTTCCATATCTCTCACCCAGTACCTTATTATTACACTCCCCACCGGAGTGTAAACCGACCTCCTCCGGAGATAGATTTCGGCCAAATCAGGGCGATTATTGGTTGGCTTCCTGCTGGCTGGGGGTACAAGCTTCAGGGGGGCGTTAGCCCCTTCAGGGTTCCCCTAAAAAGTCAGGGCCAGTTGTTTCGTGTGCAGGGCCTGGTAGGCAGCCCTGAGTTTCCTGAAGTCTTCCTCCACCAGTGGTATTTTACCACCGTCCCGGAGGAGAGCCGCCGGGTGAAAGGTCGGCAGGTAGCGAATACCGTCCTTCTCAATCCATCGGCCTCGCAGGCGGGTAATGCTCGCGCCGGGTGCCACTAAAGTACGGGTCGCCAGGGCTCCCAGGCAAACGATAATCTGCGGCCTGACGAAATCGATCGCGGCGTCCAGAAGCGGCCGGCAGGCTTCAACCTCTGCCGATTCGGGCATCCTGTTTCCCGGCGGGCGGCATTTGACGATATTGGTAATATAAACCTCTTCCCGCCGGAAACCGGCGGCCTTCAGCAACCGTCCCAAGAGCTGTCCGGCGGCGCCAGCAAAGGGCCGGCCCACCCGGTCTTCCCGGGCCCCCAGCCCTTCGCCCACCAGCATCAAGCCGGCGCCGGGGTTTCCGCTGCCAGAGACTACCTGCCTGGTCCCGGTACGCAGGCTGCAGCCCCGGCAGGCCGGGCTTTTTGCTTTAAGACCCTTAAGGTCCATAATGATCACCGGTTAATTTCTTCGCCCCCGGCAGCCATAATCCTGCCGGCTGATTTATTTTCCCCTGGCCCTGGTTACCACCTCACGAAGCCGGCGGGCGGCGGCGGCTACGTCCGCGGCCCCTATAACCGCCGAGATCACCGATACGCCATCGGCTCCGGCAGCTATTACCCCGGCGGCATTATCAGGGTTGATACCGCCAATGCCGACTATAGGGATCTTAACTGCAGCCCGAATGGCCCGCAATCCTTCCAGGCCAATAGGGCTACCAGCATCCCCCTTGCTGCCGGTGGCAAAAATACTGCCCACCCCGAGGTAGTCGGCACCGTCGACCTCGGCCTGCCGGGCCTCGTCTGTCGTTCCCGCTGATACCCCAAGAATTTTTTCCGGCCCGAGTAGCTTCCGGGCCACCGGAGCGGGCAGATCTTCCTGACCGATATGCAATCCGTCGGCCTCGACTGCCAGGGCTATGTCCAGGCGGTCGTTGACAATGAAGGTAGCCCCGGCATCCCTGGTCAATTCCCTGATGGCCCGGCCCAGTTCCACCAGTTCCCGGGCCGGCAATTCCTTTTCCCGCAGTTGGATGGCTGTAGCCCCGCCGGCCAGGGCCCCGCGCACCAGCTCCAGGGTCGGCCGGCCGCCACCGAGTTTGGTGGTGATGACTACATAAAGGTCCCATTGTGGCATCATCCTGGTCTCCTCCTTAACCGCTCCCAGCAATTTAAAAGCCACCCGGTGGGATAGCCAGGCGGCTTTATACTTCGTTATCAGGGTGCCAGTTTCCTGCAATCTGGTTCCTCAACGGGCAGGACGCGCCGGACTTTGGCCTTTAATTCCTCCAGGTCGAAGGGTTTATAAATAAAATCATCAGCTCCCAGGCTCCAGACTTCCTCCAGGGAAGCCTCCTCCACATAGGCCGTCATAATAATCACTGCCGTTCCCGGCGCCATGGCCTTAATCCTCGTCAGGGCCTACAGCCCCCCCATGACGGGCATCTTAACGTCCATTACCACCACATCCGGGCGCCAGTGTTCCACCTGGCGGATGGCGTCCCGGCCATTGACGGCCAGGGCCACCTGGTAACCCTCTTCCCCGAAAACCAGCTGCAAAAGGGCACGAACCCCGTTTTGATCATCAACTACCAGCAACCGTGGCAAGTTCGATACGCCTTCCCTGTTAAAAAAATATTAGTGATCGGTTCCAGTAAACAGCCGTGGAGAGCTTTACCTCCCTTTCCTTATATATGGTTCGACAACCAGTGACCAATTTCCTGCAAACTTATGGAAAAAATATCTGGGGCAAACGTTATCCCCCGGCTATCTCGACAAAATATTCAAACAAAGCTTTCTGACGACCATCCCCAGGATACAGGTCCTCGGGGTGCCACTGGACGCCCAGGACCAAACTTTTTCCCTGGCCTTCTATACCCTCGATCACACCATCAGGCGCCAGGGCCGCGACCCGCAAGCCATCCCCCACCCGCCGCACCGCCTGGTGATGCAGGCTATTGACCCCGGCCTCCGGCCCTAAAAGCCGCGCCAGGCGGGTGCCGGGTATTGTAGTGACCAGGTGGGATGGCTCGTGCCGGGGCTGCTCCTGGTCATGGTTGAGGGCCTCCGGTACCTCGGTGGGGATATCCTGGTATAGATCACCGCCGGCAGCCACATTCAACACCTGGATACCCCGGCAAATGGCCAGGATGGGTTTCCCTCCGGCCAGGGCGGCCCGGGTCAGGGCCAGTTCGAAGGCATCGCGCTGGGGCAGGACCTTATGGAGACTGGCCGTTGCTCGGGCACCAAAAAAGGACGGCTCAATATCGCCGCCGCCGGTTAAAAGGAGCCCGTCAACTATTTCCAGGTATCC
It encodes the following:
- the tsaB gene encoding tRNA (adenosine(37)-N6)-threonylcarbamoyltransferase complex dimerization subunit type 1 TsaB translates to MLVLGVDSATQVAAAAIVDDKQLVAELFFNTRKNHSQRLLPMIAALLAETGVELADLDGLAVSLGPGSFTGLRIGLATVKGLAQAAGKPLVGIPTLDALAWNAWGVPGLICPVIQARRLEVYTALFRWQEGELCRLTPYQAVDPDSLVSLLKSCTTPVYFLGDGVAPYWEVWQQLGSRAHFLPPPNNLSRAAPVAILGGERLRTGRPDDLSRLKPLYLRPAPAERQAR
- the tsaE gene encoding tRNA (adenosine(37)-N6)-threonylcarbamoyltransferase complex ATPase subunit type 1 TsaE yields the protein MEIWLKDAGATRKLGEELAGILNPGDILILNGELGAGKTTLTQGLAQGLGVTTPVTSPTFTLIQEYRGRYPLYHIDLYRLEDPEAMLDLGLEEYFGGEGITVVEWGGRLDPYLPPAFLEIKLEYAPEGRRAIIKARGPAYERVLEELKKIVGPGG
- a CDS encoding uracil-DNA glycosylase, with translation MDLKGLKAKSPACRGCSLRTGTRQVVSGSGNPGAGLMLVGEGLGAREDRVGRPFAGAAGQLLGRLLKAAGFRREEVYITNIVKCRPPGNRMPESAEVEACRPLLDAAIDFVRPQIIVCLGALATRTLVAPGASITRLRGRWIEKDGIRYLPTFHPAALLRDGGKIPLVEEDFRKLRAAYQALHTKQLALTF
- the thiE gene encoding thiamine phosphate synthase; protein product: MPQWDLYVVITTKLGGGRPTLELVRGALAGGATAIQLREKELPARELVELGRAIRELTRDAGATFIVNDRLDIALAVEADGLHIGQEDLPAPVARKLLGPEKILGVSAGTTDEARQAEVDGADYLGVGSIFATGSKGDAGSPIGLEGLRAIRAAVKIPIVGIGGINPDNAAGVIAAGADGVSVISAVIGAADVAAAARRLREVVTRARGK
- a CDS encoding gamma-glutamyl-gamma-aminobutyrate hydrolase family protein; this translates as MAKPRIGLTCDLDPERGRIVLREGYCRAILAAGGLPVLLPNVPPEKAAGYLEIVDGLLLTGGGDIEPSFFGARATASLHKVLPQRDAFELALTRAALAGGKPILAICRGIQVLNVAAGGDLYQDIPTEVPEALNHDQEQPRHEPSHLVTTIPGTRLARLLGPEAGVNSLHHQAVRRVGDGLRVAALAPDGVIEGIEGQGKSLVLGVQWHPEDLYPGDGRQKALFEYFVEIAGG